Proteins found in one Carcharodon carcharias isolate sCarCar2 chromosome 8, sCarCar2.pri, whole genome shotgun sequence genomic segment:
- the LOC121281452 gene encoding late histone H2B.L4-like: protein MAAAKGGASCKVSKQSLTKVTKKLPKKWRKSHKQNYSTHMYRVLTQVHPSTKISSKAISAKCSYLVDSFECIASEAMQLIHYNKHHTISAMEIQSAIHLMLPEELAKHTISEGTKAVTKYTNSI, encoded by the coding sequence ATGGCTGCGGCTAAGGGTGGTGCGTCCTGCAAGGTGTCAAAGCAGTCGCTGACTAAAGTCACTAAGAAGCTCCCCAAGAAGTGGAGGAAATCTCACAAGCAGAATTATTCCACTCACATGTACAGGGTCCTGACCCAGGTTCACCCTTCCACCAAGATCTCATCCAAGGCCATAAGTGCCAAGTGCTCCTACCTTGTTGACAGTTTCGAGTGCATCGCCTCCGAGGCCATGCAactcattcactacaacaagcaccacaccatctcagccatgGAAATCCAGAGTGCCATCCACCTCATGCTGCCGGAGGAACTGGCCAAACACACCATCTCCGAAGGCACCAAAGcagtcaccaaatacaccaactccaTTTAG